The Agrococcus sp. SGAir0287 DNA window AGCTCGTCGGCGAGCCGGTAGAGGCCGCGGCCCGCGCCGCGTCGCGCGCCCGGCTGCGCTCGCAGCACGTCGCGCTCGCCGGCTCGACGCAGCACCTCGAGCGTCGGCACGCCGCCGTGCGCGCCGATGCCGAGCCGATCGCCCAGCCGCGCCGCGAGGGCGCGCGCCGTCTGCTCGGGCACGTCGGCGAGCGCCGGGGACGCCGCCCACGCCCGCGCGAGCAGCCCGGCGGCGGCGCGCATCCCGAGCAGCGTCAGCACGGCACCGCCGCCGGCCGACTGCCCGGCCACCGTCACGTGATCGGGATCGCCGCCGAACGCCGCGACGTGCCGCTGCACCCACTCGAGCGCGCATAGCCAGTCGCGCACGCCGCGGTTCTGCGGCGCGCCCTCGATCCACCCGAAGCCGTCGAAGCCGAGCCGGTACGAGACGAGCACCGTGACGACGCCGTCGCGCGCGAAGGCGCCGTTGCCGTACCAGGGGCTCGCGGGCGAGCCGGTCGTGTAGCCGCCGCCGTGGATCCACACGAGCACCGGCAGGCGGGCGGCAGGGCTCGGGTCGGGCGTCAGCACCGTGACGTTCAGGATCTCGTCGCCGGGCACGCTCGGCTCGGGGATGAGCGCCCGCGGATCGCCGACGCGCTGCGGCGTCGGGCCGGGTTCGCGGACGTCGCGGACGCCGTCCCACGGGGCGATCGGCACCGGCGCCGCGAAGCGCAGGTCGCCGACGGGCGCCTCGGCGTACGGGATGCCGCGGAAGGCGGCGACGGTGGCGCGCGGGCGGCCGAGCGCCAGGCTCGTCGGCGAGCCGACCGGCTCCCACCGGCCGCGGACCCGCCCGGAGGGCGTGGGGACGACGACGTCGACGCCTTCGTCGGCGCCGGCTCGCTCGGCTACGCCCCGGTCGTGAGCGCCGCGGCCCTCTTCGTCGGTACCGCGAGCGCTGCCCGCATCCGCACCCATCCGCTCCCCGCTCACTCGCTCGACGCTACGCATCCCTCCTCTGTCGGGCCTGTGGTGGCGGTGATTGGGCAGTAGTGGTTCGTCACGCGGCGTGTCGCGAGCTACTACTGCCCAATCGAGCGGCACAAGTGGCCAATCATCGAGCGAGCGCCGCGGGTAGGTTGGGACGCGTGAGCGCCGTCATCGTCGACGTCCTGCGCACCGCATCGGGCAGAGGCAAGCCCGGCGGTGCGCTGTCCGCCTGGCATCCCGCCGCGCTGCTCGGCACCGTGATCGCCGAGCTCGTCGACCGGGCGGGCATCGACCCCGCGCTCGTCGACGACGTCGTCGCCGGCTGCGTGAGCCAGGTCGGCCAGCAGACGCAGAACGTCGCCCGCACAGCCGCGCTCGCCGCCGGCCTGCCGGTGACGGTGCCGGGCACGACGGTCGATCGCCAGTGCGGCTCGAGCCAGCAGGCCATCCACTTCGCCCACGCCGCCGTCGCCGCGGGCCTCGCCGAGTGCGTCGTCGCCTGCGGCGTCGAGCTCATGTCGACGCATCCCATCGGGTCGGCCGCGCTGGATCGCGACCCCATCCCCGCGCAGGTGCACGGCCGCTTCCCCGCGCTCACCCACCAGGGCGTCGCCGCCGAGCTCGTCGCGACGCGGTTCGGCATCGGCCGCGAGGCGCAGGATGCGTACGCCGCGCGCAGCCATGCGCGCGCCGCCGCGGTGACGTGGGGCGACGAGATCCTGCCCGTCGCCGGCATCGCAGGCACGCACGCGACCGACGAGACCATCCGCCCGGCGACGACCGTCGA harbors:
- a CDS encoding thiolase family protein, with product MGRVSAVIVDVLRTASGRGKPGGALSAWHPAALLGTVIAELVDRAGIDPALVDDVVAGCVSQVGQQTQNVARTAALAAGLPVTVPGTTVDRQCGSSQQAIHFAHAAVAAGLAECVVACGVELMSTHPIGSAALDRDPIPAQVHGRFPALTHQGVAAELVATRFGIGREAQDAYAARSHARAAAVTWGDEILPVAGIAGTHATDETIRPATTVDGLAGLQPAFRTDALAARHPGMAWTVTAGNASPLTDGASAVLVTSEAFAERHGLRPRVRIVDSVVVGSDPVEMLSGVIPATQRILERNRMRIDDVDLVEVNEAFASIPLAWLAAIGGDGDRLNARGGAIALGHALGSSGTRIMTTLVHGLERSRGRLGLQTMCEGGGMANATLVERL
- a CDS encoding carboxylesterase family protein; its protein translation is MSGERMGADAGSARGTDEEGRGAHDRGVAERAGADEGVDVVVPTPSGRVRGRWEPVGSPTSLALGRPRATVAAFRGIPYAEAPVGDLRFAAPVPIAPWDGVRDVREPGPTPQRVGDPRALIPEPSVPGDEILNVTVLTPDPSPAARLPVLVWIHGGGYTTGSPASPWYGNGAFARDGVVTVLVSYRLGFDGFGWIEGAPQNRGVRDWLCALEWVQRHVAAFGGDPDHVTVAGQSAGGGAVLTLLGMRAAAGLLARAWAASPALADVPEQTARALAARLGDRLGIGAHGGVPTLEVLRRAGERDVLRAQPGARRGAGRGLYRLADELLALGPVVDGDLLEQPTLDALAAGAGRTVPLVVGGMHDELLLTDALAPRWLRVALRAIPPAVTLGAAHVDRATRRAYVAANSDAADEGAGGLAARYLSDLVFGGTIVGAASARERAAHPHAQERRRLEHPDAAVRAGVAEPPPAGPTAATWTYRFDWASPTRGGAVHCVDVPFAFDALGDDHADRLVGADAPQALADVVHGAMARFAEHGDPGWQPWSEAPGATRILGASDALAPGARAPIVDAAGWSRVAPLIASGIAPRRPRAH